A section of the Triticum urartu cultivar G1812 unplaced genomic scaffold, Tu2.1 TuUngrouped_contig_5940, whole genome shotgun sequence genome encodes:
- the LOC125529904 gene encoding ABC transporter G family member 11-like: protein MRTQAYVTQDDNLIGTLTVRETIGYSALLRLPDKMPRDDKRALVEGTIVEMGLQDCADTVIGNWHLRGVSGGEKRRVSIALELLMRPRLLVLDEPTSGLDSSSAFFVTQTLRGLARDGRTVIASIHQPSSEVFELFDMLFLLSGGKNVYFGQAAQACEFFAEVGFPCPPLRNPSDHFLRCVNSDFDKVKATLKGSMKARIERSDDPLDKITTSEAIRKLVSAYNRSQYYYAAREKVNDIARIKGTVMDSRGSQASFLMQACTLTRRSFINMSRDFGYYWLRLLIYLLVTVCIGTIYLDVGTKYTSILARAACAAFVFGFVTFMSIGGFPSFVEEMKVFQRERLNGHYGVAAFVIANTISALPFLVLICFMSGTVCYFMVRLHPGFTHYIFFVLNLYASVTVVESLMMAIASVIPNFLMGIIIGAGIQGIFMLVSGYFRLPYDIPKIFWRYPMQYISFHYWALQGQCQNDMDGLLFDNQYPDQPKIPGDFILKYIFQINVHRSKWIDLSVIFSMIFIYRLLFFIMIKVNEDVMPWIRGYIARKRLQKKVPAIGKTPSLRGYVVDPELGPNEG, encoded by the exons ATGCGTACGCAGGCGTACGTGACGCAGGACGACAACCTGATCGGGACGCTGACGGTGCGAGAGACGATCGGCTACTCGGCGCTGCTGCGGCTGCCGGACAAGATGCCGCGCGACGACAAGCGCGCGCTGGTGGAGGGCACCATCGTGGAGATGGGGCTCCAGGACTGCGCCGACACCGTCATCGGCAACTGGCACCTCCGGGGCGTCAGCGGCGGCGAGAAGCGCCGGGTCAGCATCGCCCTGGAGCTCCTCATGCGGCCCCGCCTCCTCGTCCTCGACGAGCCCACCAGCGGCCTCGACAG CTCCTCGGCCTTCTTCGTGACGCAGACGCTGAGGGGCCTGGCGAGGGACGGCAGGACAGTGATTGCGTCCATCCACCAGCCCAGCAGCGAGGTCTTCGAGCTCTTCGACATGCTCTTCCTGCTCTCCGGGGGCAAAAACGTCTACTTCGGACAGGCAGCGCAAGCATGTGAG TTCTTCGCTGAAGTTGGGTTCCCATGCCCGCCTCTGAGAAATCCCTCGGATCATTTCCTGAGGTGCGTTAACTCCGACTTCGACAAGGTCAAGGCCACCCTGAAAGGCTCGATGAAAGCAAGG ATCGAAAGGTCTGATGATCCTCTGGATAAGATAACCACATCAGAGGCCATCAGGAAACTCGTCTCTGCCTACAACAGGTCACAGTACTACTACGCTGCTAGGGAGAAAGTTAATGACATCGCGCGAATC AAAGGAACGGTGATGGATTCAAGGGGCAGCCAGGCCAGCTTCTTGATGCAGGCGTGTACACTTACCAGGCGTTCATTCATCAACATGTCGCGCGACTTTGGGTACTACTGGCTCAGGCTCTTGATCTACCTCCTTGTGACTGTATGCATCGGCACCATCTACCTGGATGTCGGCACCAAATACACATCCATCCTG GCCAGGGCAGCATGTGCAGCATTCGTCTTTGGATTCGTCACCTTCATGTCCATTGGAGGATTCCCTTCATTTGTGGAAGAAATGAAG GTTTTCCAGCGGGAACGGTTGAATGGGCACTACGGTGTTGCAGCATTTGTCATTGCCAACACCATCTCTGCTCTGCCATTCCTGGTCCTGATATGCTTCATGTCAGGGACAGTATGCTACTTCATGGTGCGCCTTCATCCTGGTTTCACACACTACATCTTCTTCGTCTTGAACCTCTACGCCAGTGTCACTGTGGTTGAGAGTTTGATGATGGCCATTGCAAGTGTCATACCCAATTTCCTCATGGGCATCATCATAGGAGCTGGAATTCAG GGAATATTCATGCTTGTCTCCGGATACTTCAGACTTCCGTATGACATCCCGAAGATCTTCTGGAGATACCCCATGCAGTACATCAGCTTCCATTACTGGGCACTACAG GGCCAATGCCAGAATGACATGGACGGTCTCCTATTCGACAACCAATACCCAGACCAGCCGAAGATCCCTGGGGACTTCATACTGAAGTACATCTTCCAGATCAACGTGCACCGGTCGAAGTGGATCGACCTGTCGGTCATCTTCAGCATGATCTTCATCTACCGCCTGCTGTTCTTCATCATGATCAAGGTGAACGAGGACGTGATGCCCTGGATCCGGGGCTACATCGCGAGGAAGAGGCTTCAGAAGAAGGTGCCTGCCATCGGCAAGACGCCTTCCCTGAGAGGCTATGTTGTGGATCCAGAGCTTGGTCCTAACGAAGGCTAG